The Fusarium graminearum PH-1 chromosome 2, whole genome shotgun sequence genome includes a region encoding these proteins:
- a CDS encoding 3-ketoacyl-CoA thiolase: MAAERIGSIIKHLAPGSALNSIQSKNPDDIVITLAVRTPLTKAKKGGFKDTSLEYMVYAILKQVRERSNLDPALVEDICLGNVSDVKAAYKVRASALAAGFPNTAGASSINRFCSSGLKATADIAHSISNGSIEVGIAMGAEQMSIGGDALDKPFDEAVTSQSQEAVDCMQPMGWTSENVSKDFGVTREMMDKFAAGSFQKAEAAQKAGWFADEIVPITTKVKGPDGQEKEVTLTQDEGIRPGTTAESLSKIRAAFPQWGGATTGGNASQITDGAAAVLLMKRSTAIKLGQPIMAKYVGSTVAGLAPRIMGIGPSVAIPKLLAQHNISMDDIDIVEINEAFASMAVYCQDKLGLTSEKLNPRGGAIALGHPLGATGARQIVTGLAECRRQKKKMLLTSMCIGTGQGMAGLFVNEQV, encoded by the exons ATGGCTGCTGAACGTATTGGCTCAATCATCAAGCACTTGGCCCCTGGGTCAGCGCTTAACAGCAT CCAGTCCAAGAACCCCGACGATATCGTCATCACTCTCGCCGTGCGAACACCGCTcacaaaggccaagaagggcgGCTTCAAGGACACATCACTTGAATACATGGTCTATGCTATTCTGAAGCAAGTCCGAGAACGATCGAACCTTGACCCTGCCCTTGTTGAGGATATCTGCCTCGGAAAC GTCTCTGATGTCAAGGCCGCCTACAAGGTCCGCGCCTCTGCTCTTGCAGCTGGTTTCCCCAACACCGCCGGTGCCTCTTCCATCAACCGATTCTGCTCCTCCGGTCTCAAGGCCACCGCCGATATCGCCCACTCCATCTCCAATGGCTCCATCGAAGTCGGTATCGCCATGGGTGCCGAACAGATGTCCATCGGTGGCGACGCGCTTGACAAGCCCTTCGACGAGGCCGTTACATCACAAAGCCAGGAGGCTGTCGACTGCATGCAGCCCATGGGTTGGACAAGCGAGAACGTGAGCAAGGACTTTGGCGTTACCCGTGAGATGATGGACAAGTTCGCCGCCGGAAGCTTCcaaaaggctgaggctgcgCAAAAGGCTGGTTGGTTCGCAGATGAGATTGTGCCCATTaccaccaaggtcaagggccCCGATGGccaggagaaggaggtcACTCTTACACAAGATGAGGGTATCCGACCCGGTACCACTGCTGAGAGCCTCTCCAAGATTCGCGCTGCTTTCCCTCAATGGGGTGGCGCCACCACCGGCGGTAACGCCAGTCAGATCACCGACGGAGCTGCCGccgtgttgttgatgaagcgaTCTACTGCCATTAAGCTGGGTCAGCCTATCATGGCTAAGTATGTTGGATCTACTGTTGCTGGTCTTGCCCCTCGTATCATGGGTATTGGCCCCAGCGTCGCCATTCCCAAGCTCCTCGCCCAGCACAACATCTccatggatgatattgatatcgtcgagatcaacgaggCATTTGCTTCCATGGCTGTTTACTGCCAGGACAAGCTTGGCCTCACATCAGAAAAGCTTAACCCCCGTGGAGGAGCTATTGCTCTGGGCCACCCCCTGGGTGCTACTGGCGCCAGACAGATTGTGACAGGTTTGGCTGAGTGCAGgcggcagaagaagaagatgcttctGACAAGCATGTGTATCGGCACAGGCCAGGGCATGGCTGGTCTGTTCGTGAACGAGCAGGTCTAG
- a CDS encoding phosphatidate cytidylyltransferase has translation MARSKRGVRFPNRSDGRRSSFSSEDGGSPTKLKSQSSGQLETVSEKQPPAVGEKQAEYEKKKANFITRTFWTFVMFALFFTALFMGHIYIITIITAIQIVSFKEVIAIANVPSRARSLRSTKSLNWYWLATTMYFLYGETVIYYFKHIILVDKVLLPLATHHRFISFILYVFGFVFFVTSLQAGHYKFQFTNFAWTHMALYLIVVQAHFIMNNVFEGMIWFFLPAALVITNDIFAYICGIMFGRTQLIKLSPKKTVEGFVGAWIMTIIFAMILSNIMMRSKFFICPVNDLGANIFTGLKCDPNPVFLPKTYEMPELFFLPDTANFSFTIAPMQIHALNLATFASLIAPFGGFFASGLKRTFKIKDFGDSIPGHGGITDRMDCQFIMGFFAYMYFHTFVAIHKVSLGSVLETAITSLNPEEQVELVKSMGHYLRNQGIVTEDAIACIDRLLPGKQ, from the exons ATGGCTCGATCAAAGAGAGGGGTTAGGTTCCCCAACCGATCTGACGGACGACGATCAAGCTTCAGcagtgaagatggtggttctcccaccaagctcaagtccCAATCTTCGGGCCAGCTGGAAACAGTCAGCGAG AAGCAGCCTCCAGCAGTTGGCGAGAAGCAAGCCGAGtacgaaaagaagaaggccaacttCATAACTCGCACTTTCTGGACCTTTGTCATGTTCGCCTTGTTCTTTACCGCGCTCTTTATGGGACACATCTACATTATTACCATTATTACCGCTATACAGATCGTCTCGTTCAAGGAGGTTATTGCCATCGCCAACGTCCCCAGCCGTGCTCGCTCCCTTCGATCGACTAAGAGTCTCAACTGGTACTGGCTGGCAACTACCATGTACTTCCTCTACGGCGAGACTGTCATTTACTACTTCAAGCACATTATTCTGGTTGACAAGGTTCTGCTGCCTCTGGCCACTCACCACCgcttcatcagcttcatcctctaTGTCTTCG GttttgtcttctttgtcaCCTCTCTCCAAGCTGGCCACTACAAGTTCCAGTTCACCAACTTCGCCTGGACTCACATGGCTCTGTACCTCATTGTCGTTCAGGCCCACTTCATCATGAACAACGTTTTCGAGGGCATGATTTGGTTCTTCTTGCCCGCCGCTCTtgtcatcaccaacgacaTCTTCGCTTACATCTGCGGTATTATGTTCGGACGCActcagctcatcaagctgTCTCCCAAGAAGACCGTCGAAGGTTTCGTTGGTGCTTGGATCATGACtatcatctttgccatgatcCTCTCCAACATCATGATGCGAtccaagttcttcatctGCCCTGTCAACGACCTGGGAGCCAACATCTTCACCGGCCTCAAGTGCGATCCCAACCCGGTCTTCCTCCCCAAGACATACGAGATGCCCGAGCTGTTCTTCCTCCCCGATACCGCCAACTTCTCTTTCACGATTGCTCCTATGCAGATTCACGCTCTCAACTTGGCCACTTTCGCTTCTCTCATCGCTCCTTTCGGTGGTTTCTTTGCTTCTGGCCTTAAGCGTaccttcaagatcaaggactTTGGCGACTCTATTCCTGGACACGGAGGTATCACTGATCGCATGGACTgtcaattcatcatgggtTTCTTCGCCTACATGTACTTCCACACATTTGTTGCTATCCACAAGGTCAGCCTTGGATCAGTACTCGAGACAGCAatcaccagcctcaacccCGAAGAGCaggtcgagcttgtcaagagcatggGTCATTACCTCCGAAACCAGGGCATCGTGACAGAAGAC GCCATCGCATGCATTGATCGTCTCTTGCCCGGGAAGCAATAA